In the Quercus lobata isolate SW786 chromosome 5, ValleyOak3.0 Primary Assembly, whole genome shotgun sequence genome, one interval contains:
- the LOC115989252 gene encoding chitin elicitor receptor kinase 1-like has product MRDAKEAQRRRRRRLYSLDTSRPLLRIGSTGVDWMKRNRGGFERYTKQNWRWTPFCSVISSFSTATGWLTRQWTLLQGWVVAKWIPFYQSRKFLLPPPRTDQNRTFPPLKPIVAVAGASIFLAFCLYAGNVVVASTPLSRRQYLQRRNGLTGITMDKSVEFSYEELAIATDDFSLNNKIGQGGFGSVYHAELRGEKAAIKKMDMQASKEFLSELKVLNNVHHLNLVRLIGFCVEGSLFLVYEYIEKGDLSQHLHSSRRDPLPWSTRVNIALDSARGLEYIHEYTVPVYIHRDIKSANILIDKNFRGKVADFGLTKLTEYGTASLNSSLAGTFGYMSPEYTQYGKISPKIDVYAFGVVLFELISGMEAVGLVALFKNVLSRPNPGEYLHKLVDPRLGDDYPFDSVCKLVELANACTQEDPQLRPSMRSIVVALVSLSSSTEDWDFGSFYENSCSSPSNFWKRMLMKPHVNWRCMASKVTS; this is encoded by the exons atgAGAGATGCCAAAGAAGCCCagcggaggaggaggaggaggctgTATTCACTGGACACCAGTCGCCCTTTGTTGCGGATTGGATCAACTGGAGTTGATTGGATGAAAAGGAACAGGGGCGGATTTGAGCGATATACAAAGCAGAATTGGCGGT GGACGCCCTTTTGTTCAGTAATTTCAAGCTTCAGCACTGCTACAGGGTGGCTAACAAGGCAGTGGACTCTCTTGCAAGGATGGGTTGTTGCCAAGTGGATCCCCTTTT ATCAAAGTAGAAAATTTCTGCTACCGCCACCACG AACAG ATCAAAATCGAACATTTCCACCACTAAA GCCTATAGTAGCAGTTGCTGgagcttctatttttttggcattttgtcTGTATGCGGGGAATGTTGTGGTGGCATCAACTCCCCTATCCCGACGCCAGTATCTTCAACGTAGAAATG GGCTCACAGGTATTACTATGGACAAATCTGTTGAGTTCTCATATGAAGAGCTTGCAATAGCTACTGATGACTTCAGCCTAAATAATAAGATTGGGCAGGGTGGCTTTGGATCTGTTTACCATGCAGAATTACGAGGAGAG AAAGCTGCAATTAAGAAGATGGATATGCAAGCATCTAAAGAATTTCTTTCTGAACTGAAGGTTTTAAACAATGTTCATCACTTGAACCTG GTTCGCTTAATAGGATTTTGCGTTGAAGGCTCCTTATTCCTAGTTTATGAGTATATAGAGAAAGGCGACTTAAGTCAACATCTGCACAGCTCAC GAAGGGATCCATTGCCGTGGTCTACTAGAGTGAACATTGCATTGGATTCTGCAAGAGGACTTGAATACATCCATGAGTATACCGTTCCAGTCTACATCCACCGTGATATTAAATCAGCAAATATACTAATAGACAAGAACTTCCGGGGAAAG GTAGCAGATTTTGGGCTAACAAAATTGACTGAATATGGAACTGCTTCGCTGAACTCAAGTCTTGCGGGTACATTTGGATACATGTCTCCAGA ATATACTCAATATGGTAAGATTTCCCCGAAGATAGATGTATATGCTTTTGGAGTTGTCCTCTTTGAACTAATATCGGGCATGGAGGCAGTGGGACTTGTTGCTTTG TTTAAAAATGTGCTTAGCCGGCCTAATCCAGGAGAATATCTTCATAAACTTGTGGACCCTAGACTTGGTGATGATTACCCATTTGACTCTGTGTGTAAG CTGGTTGAGCTTGCCAATGCTTGTACTCAAGAGGATCCTCAACTAAGGCCAAGCATGAGGTCTATAGTGGTTGCACTAGTGTCGCTTTCATCTTCAACTGAGGATTGGGATTTTGGTTCTTTCTATGAAAATTCCTGCTCTAGTCCATCTAATTTCTGGAAGAGGATGCTCATGAAGCCTCATGTTAACTGGCGATGCATGGCTTCAAAGGTGACCTCTTGA